TATAATAATAGTATATAACAACAGGAAAGGCGGGAAGGAAATGGATGGACTTTTGTTACGTTCTATAGAGGAAAATATTCCGTTAGAGATGATTTATCTATCTGAGGATCAACAGATTTCGCAGCGTAAATTACTTGTGAAGGAAGTCAATGATGAATATATTCGTGCTTTTTGTCTGCTCCGTAAACAGATTCGCACCTTCCGCCGGGAAAATATTTTATCCTTAATGCCAAATACTCGCTCCAATAATCGCTTCCTACACTAATACAACAATCCCATTCCATTCACTCCCCTTGAGCATTTCCAATATAATTATGATAAAATGCATTTGTATCTATCGAACATTGGGGGAATTGTCGCATGGAGATACCAAAAGGCACGATAAAAGAACATATTATTAAAAGTAATGAGCTGGGAGAAGAAATCCTTCTTCTCATTTATTTGCCATCAAATTTCTCACCATTATATAAGTACTCACTGTTAATTGCTCAAGATGGCCGAGATTATTTTCAACTTGGCAAAATCGGACGATTAGCAGATGAGTACCTTTTTAACCGAGAAATTGAGAATTTAATCATTGTTGGGATACCCTATAATAATGTAGGTGATCGCCGCAGGAAATACCACCCCGATGGTGATCAACATCAACAGTACATTCGTTTTTTAGCACACGAATTAGTACCGTTCCTAGATCAAGAGTACCCAACCTACCATATGGGCTCCACAAGAGCACTAATTGGTGATTCACTTGGAGCAACCGTATCTTTAATGACCGCTCTTCAATACCCGCACAGTTTTGGAAAGGTCCTTTTACAATCACCATACATAAATGAAAAGGTCTTGGACATGGTTAACAGCTTCACAGAAACAGAACTTTTAGAAATATATCACATCGTTGGAAATCAAGAAACAAAGGTTCAAACCACTAACGGCAAAATAAGTGACTTCCTCAGTCCAAATCGAAAGCTATCAGCTATCTTTACCGATAAGTCATTTACTTACTTTTACGATGAGTTTAATGGCGACCATACATGGACATATTGGCAGCCAGATTTAAAGAGAGCTCTTAAGATGATGTTTTAAAGGTGATTTCATATTTTTTGAATATTTGCTATAATATCAAGAAGGTCCATGACTGCACCATTTAATCACGGAAAAAATTCTTCTAATCTGGAGGTTAGACATATGAAATTTGGGGTTGTTATTTTTCCATCCAAAAAGCTACAAGATTTAGCGAATTCTTATCGAAAGCGTTATGACCCGCATTATTCACTAATTACTCCGCATTTAACATTGAAGAATGCATTTGAAGCAACAGAACAAGAAGTAATCCATTTTGCTGATAAATTACGGCATATTGCAAGTAATAACAGTGCTTTTACCTTAAAAACAACAAAAATCAGCTCTTTCCAACCAGTAAATAATGTAATTTACTTTAAAGTAGAACCGACTCAAGAATTAAACCAATTGCATCATGAAATCAATCAGGAATTTAGTGAGCAAAATTTTGAATATGCTTTCGTTCCACATATTACGATTGGTCAAAAGCTTTCGAATGATGAGCATTCAGATGTTTACGGTTCATTAAGAATGAAAAATTTTGACCATGAAGAGACGATTGACCGCTTCCATTTACTATACCAATTAGAGAATGGTTCTTGGACGGTTTATGAAACATTTCGCCTAGGAAAGGAATAATCAACTGTGAATGTAAAAGTTTGTGAAAATGAAAAAGAACTGCAAGATGCTTTCTCTGTTAGAAGAACTGTTTTTATCGACGAACAGAATGTCACTGAAGAAGAAGAGATCGATCAATTTGAGAAAGACGCTGTACATTTCGTTTCCTACCAAGAAGGCACACCGGTCGCTGCTGGCCGCTTTCGTGTTGTGGATGGTTTCGGTAAGGTAGAACGTATCTGTGTACTAAAGGAAGCTAGAAATACTGGTGCTGGAAAAGCAATAATGAGAGAAATCGAATCTTATGCTCAAAAAAAATCTCTACATAAGTTAAAGTTAAATGCACAAACACATGCTATCCCGTTCTACGCTGGCCTTGGATATGAGATAGTTTCTGAAGAATTTTTAGACGCAGGTATCCCGCATAAGACAATGTTAAAAAAAATTTAATTCAAGCACCTGCCCTTCTAGTGGCGGTGCTTTTTTCATTTCTTGAATTCAAGGGCACTTTTCGATATCGACAGGTTTTGTTATGATAGAGTTTGTCGTATTTTGAATAAAGAGGCTAAAAAATGAAAATTGCTATGCACCAAAACCAAAGAATTGTTCTTGACCAATTTGGAAGAGAACAATATCAACTCCTATATACGTATGGAAAAAATGGTGAATTATCCTGTCCTGTTTGCCACGAAAAAGTCCGGTTATTTCTCGGAATTAAGAAAGAACCATATTTTTATCATATAAAATCGCCGGAACATAAATGCCCAGAACCAGTTATTGAAGAAGAATTGGAACCAGTCATTGTAGAACGGGATGGGTTTCGTATCCCCCAAGGAAGAACGATTATTGAAACTACAAGAAATACAAGCTTATACCGTCCCTCCAAAACCATAGAATGTTCCACTCCATTTAAAAGAACTGAAGGTGTAAATCATCTTGCAAATGACACCTATTTAAGAGAACTGGCAGCAAACGGAGTTATACTTGATAAAAGTCAAGCAGCAGCTGTCGTCGAAACAAAAGGAGCATTATTAGTTCTTGCTGGTGCGGGGAGCGGCAAAACTAGAGTACTTACAGCACGTACTGCTTACATGCTGAATGTAAATAAAATTGATCCGCGTACCATTATGCTCGTCACCTTTACCTCAAAAGCTGCGGGAGAAATGAAAACTCGTTTACTTTCCTATCCTCAGATTACGAAGGACCAAATAGGCAAGCTGGTGACAGGCACCTTTCACAGTATTTTTTATCGTATTCTTATGTTCCATGAAGGAAACAATTGGTCATCAGATCGTCTGTTGAAGAAAGAATGGCAGCGCGAAAAGATCTTGAAAGAGGCTGGTAAGGCAATCGAGCTATCTGAAAAGGAATTTACTTATGATTTAGCCCTTCAGCAAATTGGATTCTGGAAGAATTCACTTCTTTTCCCTCATGAAGTGAAGCCGCTTACTGATTGGGAAGAAAAAGCTTCCTACCTATATAAGAAATATGAGGAATATAAAACACAAAAAGGTCTATTTGATTTTGACGACATGTTGATTGGCTGTTATCAGCTGTTGAAAAGCTCCCCGTCTCTACTTGAACTCTACCAAAATCGCTTTCAGTATTTTTTGATTGATGAATTTCAGGATATCAATAAGGTTCAATATGAGCTGATAAAGCTCCTTTCAGACAAGCATAAAAACGTTTGTGCTGTTGGGGATGACGATCAGGCCATCTATTCCTTCCGAGGCAGTGACCCTAGTTATCTTTTAGATTTTGAAAAAGACTTTCCTTATGCAAAGTTGGTTACACTAGAGCAAAACTACCGCTCATCCCATGAAATTGTCTCTGCGGCAAATGAGATGATTGCGAAGAATAAAGTTCGAAGAGTAAAGAAAATGAAGGCACAATTTGAATCAAGTATGTCTCCCATCCTCTTTTTCCCTTTTGATGAGGAAGAAGAAGCAACGATGATTGTAACCGATATCCAAGAGAAGATTGTACAGGGAGCAAAACCATCCGAATTTGCTATTTTATATCGGACAAATGCAGGTTCTCGTGCTGTGTTTGAACGGTTGGCTAGTTCAAACCTGCCGTTTAAAATTGATTTGGATTCAGAGGCTTTTTATGAACGGCATATTGTGAGAAGCGTTCTTTCTTTTCTAAAATTAAGCTTAGATGAAGATGACCATCAGACATTATCTGCTATTTTACCGAGTCTTTTTTTGAGTCAAACGGTGCTTAAGGATATAAAAGCTGAAAGCATACTGAAAGATTGTACCTATCTAGAAGCCCTTTCTCATTTAAAAACAAAGCACGCTTTTCAAGAAAAGAAATTAAAAACAGCAGTACAACTCATTCGCTCATTGAAATTTGGATCCCCATTAAAGTCGATTGAAACGATTGAAAAAGACCTGGGTTACCTTGATTTTTTGAAAAAACGCGGCACTGAATCAAATCAGCAAGATAAAGGTTCTGATGATTTAAAAGATCTAAAAGTTGCAGCCAAAAGCTTTACGAGTATTCAAGCTTTCTTGTCTCATGCTGAACATATGACGGCAATGAACAAGGAAATCAAAAATTTAAGCAAGCATTTTCCCGATGCTATTAGTCTAAGTACCATACACCGGGCTAAGGGATTAGAATATAAAAATGTATATATCATAGGAGCAGTAGATGGCAGTCTACCGCATGATTACGCATTGGATGGCTTAAGAAATGGTGACTTTTCAGAAATTGAAGAAGAAAGAAGACTTTTTTATGTGGCGATGACACGTGCCAAGCATGAGCTTCTTATGTCTGTTCCCCAAAATCGAAGAGGCAAAAAGGCTAATCCTTCGCGGTTTTTATCACCTTTAATAAAGCGTAAGAAAAAATAACAAAAAGACCTGTTTCCATCAAAGGAAAGAGTCAAGCCCATTATTATGTGTAAATTCATTCCTATGAAGAACAATGTTAAGCAGCTTATTTATTTTTGGTGTACTGGAAGGGGGGTACCCCCCTTCCAGTACACCAAAAATTCGCGCTTCGCGGTTACTATTTCTTTTCTTCTTGGTCCTGAATAATTCTTCTTCCTACTTCCTCTGCATAGTCCATTAAGACCGCACCAATTAATCGGAATGCGGATTGTGTATTAGGAAATATTCTAATTACCTTCTCTCTTCTCCGAACTTCCTCATTGATTCTTTCTAACGAGTTTGTACTTCGAATATGCTTATGGTATTTTGGTTTCTCATTTAGATATTGAATGGCATCTTCGAAGCCTTCTTCTAATATCTCTATAGCTTTTTCTAGTTTTGGATTATCTCCAAATTGCTCAATGAACTCATTTTTATATTTTCTTGCCTCTTCAACCGACGCTACCTCAAATATTCTTTTTAAACCCATTTTCACTTCGTCCATGCCTTTTTTTGGCATATGCGTAATGATATTCTTTTTGTAATGCACCGTGCACCGTTGCCAAGAGGATCCAACAAACTCTATACCAATGGCAGACTTTAACCCCTTGTGTGCGTCTGAAATAATTAGCTTAGGTGATTGTAGTCCTCTTGACTTTAGGTGCTGGAAAAATCGTTGCCAGGCTTCAGTGCTCTCCCCATGGTCTACTCTTAAGCCTAGAATTTCACGTCTATTGTTTTGGTCAACGGCCGTTGCGATATAAACAGCTTTAGATACAACACGATTATGTTCTCTTACTTTGATATACATGGCATCTGCAAAGATATAAGGGTAGTACATCGTATTCAGAGGTCGACTTGCCCATTGATTCACTATAGGATCTAGCTTTTCTGTAAGTGTAGATACAAATGATTTAGAAACCTTTTGCCCACAGAGTTGTTCCACGATCTTTGAAACTTTTCTTGTGGAGACCCCATTTACAACCATTTCAAGCATGGCTAATACAAGGGCTTGGTCACAACGAGCATATTGTTCAAACACAGTAGTCGAAAAGTCTCCACTACGAGTACGTGGTACTCGAAGAGTAATTTTCCCAATGCTAATTAATAAATCACGATCATAGTATCCATTACGGTAGTCACGTCGTGAAATAGAACGTTCATAGGATCCGGCTTGCAAGAACTCATCACGTTCTTTATCCATAAAAGAATTCAATACCAAGACGATAGACGCTTTGATGACAGCGTCTATATTAGAGTTCATAACAGAATCTTTTAAATCATCGATATTTAGGTTAAACTGTACTTGAGTCATAATTAATTCCTCCACATTGTTTTCTTAGCCGTTAACATTGTAGCCATGAGGAATTAATTTGACTCATTTTCTTTTTACACAATTATATGGACTTAATCAAGGAAAGAGGTCTTTTACTTCATTTTTCGTGTGATTCTTTCCAAATATTGTCTAAATGTTCAAAACCCCCGAAAAAGTGTACAAAACTCCATGAAAAGAGTACATAACCAACTGAAAGTTGTATAAATCCTCATGAAAAATGTACAAAACCTTTTTGCAGCTCTAAAATGTTCACGACAATCTTTCTAGAATGACTTATTTCTTATTAATCATTTTCGAAATCGTATTAAAATCAAGCTGTTTTCCATCGTTTACAATGGACTGCACAATTTTATCTTCTGTTGCCTTATCTACCGGTTTGTTCGCAATTTGTGAAACGCGGCGAATGACATTACGAACCGTATTTTCATCTTTAAAGTTTGCATTTTGCAAGGAATTTGCTAAATCAAAAATATCTTTCATATTTACGCCAGTTTTCTTTTCGACATTTTTAAAAAAACCATTATCCATGGTAAAATCACGCTCCTTCATAGGCTACTGATAGTGTATGAAGGAAGGGTAAAAACGTGAAAAAAATGAAAAAAAGAAAAGGCTGGCCTACTAATAGGGCCAACCTTTTCTTTGCCTGCACGTTTATGCAGTTTTTTAATAAAAGCTTGCACCGACGATGATTAAAAGAATGAATAATACGACGATTAAAACAAAAGTTGAACCGCCGCCATATCCACCGCCGTAGCCACAGCCGCCATATCCACCATATCCACCGAACATAGAGTGTCACCTCACTTTGTAGTCTCATTTATAACATATGAGATATAGCTACAAAGTGTACTGGGCGCTTCTCTAAAGACAACCTATAAAAATTTTTTAACCTTTGGGTTTAAAGATTAATGCGCCGATAAATCCAAAAATAATCGCCGCTGAAATTCCAGAACTGGTTACTTGGAACATACCAGTCAATACTCCAATTAGACCATGCTTTTCTGCATCCTGCAGTGCACCATGCACCAATGAGTTACCAAAGCTTGTTATTGGAATCGTGGCACCTGCACCAGCAAAGTTAATGAGCGGCTCATAAAGACCAAAGCCATCTAAAACTGCTCCTATTACGACGAGTAAGCTTAGGGTATGTCCTGGCGTAAGCTTTGCCACATCAAATAACAGCTGTCCGATCACACATATAATTCCGCCAACCACGAATGCCCAAAAATACATCGCTAACATAGGAATTACCCTCCCACTTCATTCATTTCAATGCTTACCGCATGTGCAATACATGGTATCGATTCTTTTTGCTGAAAACTAAGCGGCGATAACAATGCACCCGTTGCAACCACTAATATCCGCTTATATACTCCCTTTTTCATCTGGTTTAACAAATGACCATATAACACAACAGCTGAGCAACCCGCACCACTCGCACCAGATTGAACAGGCTGGTCATCTTTATATAGTAATAGTCCACAATCTTGAAATTGGTTCCGTTCTATATTAAGACCGCTTTTCGTCAGTAATTCGAAGGTTGTTTCCTGTCCAATTCTTCCTAAATCACCGGTAATAATCAAATCATAGTAGGAAGGATCTAGTTCCATATCCCGAAAATGTGCCATAATGGTATCTGCTGCTGCAGGTGCCATAGCACCGCCCATATTAAAAGGATCAGACAATCCCATGTCAATGACTTTCCCAATTGTTGCAGATGTGGTAACGGGGTGTTGTTGTCCAGGGACATTCTCAGTTACCAAACCTACCCCTGCTCCTGTAACCGTCCATTGTGCTGTAGGAGGCTTCTGTCCTCCATACTCGGTTGGATAGCGGAATTGTTTTTCAGTTGCCGCATTATGGCTTGAGGCTCCTGTTAACACGTTGCGTGCGCCTTTGTAATTAACCACAAAAGATGCTAACGCTAACCCTTCCATTGATGTTGAGCAAGCACCAAACAGTCCGAAATAAGGGATTTGTACAGTCCTTGCTGCAAAGCTGGATGGAGTAATTTGGTTAATCAGGTCCCCAGCAAATAAAAATTCAATTTGCTCTTTATCCATTCTTGCTTTTTCTAATGTCGTGGTTATCGCCTCTTCAAGTAAGACTCTTTGTGCTTTTTCGTAAGAATCCATTCCCATCCATAGGTCTTCATGCAAAGTGTCAAAGTCGTCTGCTAAGTTGCCATTTGCCTCAAAGGGTCCGCCGGAGACACCCGTTGCCAAGATCATTGGTCTGTTTTCAAAGACCCAAGATTGTTGCCCTTTTAACAATTACAAAACCCCCCACATTCCTAATAGCGTTTTTATTAGCGCAACAACAAAAGCAGAGAAAACGCCGAAAAGAATAACCGAGCCTGCAAGTTTAAACATATTTCCTCCAACACCTAATACGAATCCTTCTGTTCTGTGCTCGATAGCGGCGGATATCACAGCATTTCCAAAACCAGTTACAGGAACCGCACTCCCTGCACCGGCAAATTGTCCTAGACGATCATAAACACCAAATCCCGTTAGCAGCATTGATAAAAATACCATTGTTGCAACGGTTGGATTTCCGACATTTTGTTCAGTGAAGTCAAAGAAGTAAATATAAAAATAACTTATAGCTTGACCAACAACACAAATTAAACCGCCCACAAAAAATGCTTTGATACAATTTTTTAAGACTGGTCTTTTCAATTCATGCTTTTGTTGAAGCTGCTGATACTTTTGCTGCTGAGGCGTCATTTTTTTCTGTTTGTTCGCCATTTGCTGTCCATCCCTTCCTTACTTCATATCTGATGTCATTTTTACGATTTCGTTTAACCGTTTTTCAGCCTGCTTATCCGATAGGTTTCCATTATCTTTTCTTTCAACGAGCCTTACTGCCTCTAGAAATATCTTATAGTCACTGGAAACTGTGAATTGTTCCTTTGGGTATTTCTCTTCCAGCTTTTTGGTTAAGTCCTTTTCAATTTGCTTCATTCTAAAACGCTGCATATGCTTCACTTTATAGACAACAAGTGTTGCCTCTTTCCCCTTCACTACAGCCACATCATAAATCTCATCAATACTCTCGACTTCCCGCTCAATTCTTTCAACGTTATCCTGGCCATAATTTTTCTTGGTAACAGTAGGGGTAGGATTGGTCGTTTTAATGAGAGCCATTTGGCTTTCTTTTTCAGCTTGTCCCTGACTACAGGAGACTAATAATGTTATGCATATACTTAAAATCACTCGAATTATGTAGACCATTTCTTTCCCTTCCCTTTTTCAAATTATTGAAATCACTACATTGTAGTTTTTTCGAGTTTAACGGAAATTATGTGGCAAGGTTAGGATAACTTTTATATTTGTTACTTTTGAGCAAAAAAAAACTGCCGTCAAAAAAACAGGCAGTTTACCGATTATCTTTGAGTTTTTTTGCCGCAACCACAGCCTTTTTTCTTAGTAGTTTTTTTGGTTTGAGATTTTTTCGTTGTTTGCGTTTTCTTATTTTCTATGTTCACTTTCCACCACTCCTATACTTAGTCCTACTGTTAAGATATGAAAGTAGTCAAGAACTTGTCTCGGGCGGACAACTATTTTAGCTTATTAAATCCAAAGTTGAACAATGGATTCTAGGATTGCAGCTAAACCCGCCACAGCAAACACTAGGATAATTGGAACGAACACAAAAGGTAACAAAAGGTATCCAATGACCATTGCCGCTGAAAC
This genomic stretch from Neobacillus niacini harbors:
- a CDS encoding YjcG family protein encodes the protein MKFGVVIFPSKKLQDLANSYRKRYDPHYSLITPHLTLKNAFEATEQEVIHFADKLRHIASNNSAFTLKTTKISSFQPVNNVIYFKVEPTQELNQLHHEINQEFSEQNFEYAFVPHITIGQKLSNDEHSDVYGSLRMKNFDHEETIDRFHLLYQLENGSWTVYETFRLGKE
- a CDS encoding ATP-dependent helicase; this encodes MKIAMHQNQRIVLDQFGREQYQLLYTYGKNGELSCPVCHEKVRLFLGIKKEPYFYHIKSPEHKCPEPVIEEELEPVIVERDGFRIPQGRTIIETTRNTSLYRPSKTIECSTPFKRTEGVNHLANDTYLRELAANGVILDKSQAAAVVETKGALLVLAGAGSGKTRVLTARTAYMLNVNKIDPRTIMLVTFTSKAAGEMKTRLLSYPQITKDQIGKLVTGTFHSIFYRILMFHEGNNWSSDRLLKKEWQREKILKEAGKAIELSEKEFTYDLALQQIGFWKNSLLFPHEVKPLTDWEEKASYLYKKYEEYKTQKGLFDFDDMLIGCYQLLKSSPSLLELYQNRFQYFLIDEFQDINKVQYELIKLLSDKHKNVCAVGDDDQAIYSFRGSDPSYLLDFEKDFPYAKLVTLEQNYRSSHEIVSAANEMIAKNKVRRVKKMKAQFESSMSPILFFPFDEEEEATMIVTDIQEKIVQGAKPSEFAILYRTNAGSRAVFERLASSNLPFKIDLDSEAFYERHIVRSVLSFLKLSLDEDDHQTLSAILPSLFLSQTVLKDIKAESILKDCTYLEALSHLKTKHAFQEKKLKTAVQLIRSLKFGSPLKSIETIEKDLGYLDFLKKRGTESNQQDKGSDDLKDLKVAAKSFTSIQAFLSHAEHMTAMNKEIKNLSKHFPDAISLSTIHRAKGLEYKNVYIIGAVDGSLPHDYALDGLRNGDFSEIEEERRLFYVAMTRAKHELLMSVPQNRRGKKANPSRFLSPLIKRKKK
- a CDS encoding GNAT family N-acetyltransferase — its product is MNVKVCENEKELQDAFSVRRTVFIDEQNVTEEEEIDQFEKDAVHFVSYQEGTPVAAGRFRVVDGFGKVERICVLKEARNTGAGKAIMREIESYAQKKSLHKLKLNAQTHAIPFYAGLGYEIVSEEFLDAGIPHKTMLKKI
- the spoVAC gene encoding stage V sporulation protein AC → MANKQKKMTPQQQKYQQLQQKHELKRPVLKNCIKAFFVGGLICVVGQAISYFYIYFFDFTEQNVGNPTVATMVFLSMLLTGFGVYDRLGQFAGAGSAVPVTGFGNAVISAAIEHRTEGFVLGVGGNMFKLAGSVILFGVFSAFVVALIKTLLGMWGVL
- a CDS encoding YjcZ family sporulation protein, producing MFGGYGGYGGCGYGGGYGGGSTFVLIVVLFILLIIVGASFY
- the spoVAD gene encoding stage V sporulation protein AD, with amino-acid sequence MLKGQQSWVFENRPMILATGVSGGPFEANGNLADDFDTLHEDLWMGMDSYEKAQRVLLEEAITTTLEKARMDKEQIEFLFAGDLINQITPSSFAARTVQIPYFGLFGACSTSMEGLALASFVVNYKGARNVLTGASSHNAATEKQFRYPTEYGGQKPPTAQWTVTGAGVGLVTENVPGQQHPVTTSATIGKVIDMGLSDPFNMGGAMAPAAADTIMAHFRDMELDPSYYDLIITGDLGRIGQETTFELLTKSGLNIERNQFQDCGLLLYKDDQPVQSGASGAGCSAVVLYGHLLNQMKKGVYKRILVVATGALLSPLSFQQKESIPCIAHAVSIEMNEVGG
- a CDS encoding alpha/beta hydrolase; this encodes MEIPKGTIKEHIIKSNELGEEILLLIYLPSNFSPLYKYSLLIAQDGRDYFQLGKIGRLADEYLFNREIENLIIVGIPYNNVGDRRRKYHPDGDQHQQYIRFLAHELVPFLDQEYPTYHMGSTRALIGDSLGATVSLMTALQYPHSFGKVLLQSPYINEKVLDMVNSFTETELLEIYHIVGNQETKVQTTNGKISDFLSPNRKLSAIFTDKSFTYFYDEFNGDHTWTYWQPDLKRALKMMF
- a CDS encoding stage VI sporulation protein F, producing MDNGFFKNVEKKTGVNMKDIFDLANSLQNANFKDENTVRNVIRRVSQIANKPVDKATEDKIVQSIVNDGKQLDFNTISKMINKK
- a CDS encoding IS256 family transposase — protein: MTQVQFNLNIDDLKDSVMNSNIDAVIKASIVLVLNSFMDKERDEFLQAGSYERSISRRDYRNGYYDRDLLISIGKITLRVPRTRSGDFSTTVFEQYARCDQALVLAMLEMVVNGVSTRKVSKIVEQLCGQKVSKSFVSTLTEKLDPIVNQWASRPLNTMYYPYIFADAMYIKVREHNRVVSKAVYIATAVDQNNRREILGLRVDHGESTEAWQRFFQHLKSRGLQSPKLIISDAHKGLKSAIGIEFVGSSWQRCTVHYKKNIITHMPKKGMDEVKMGLKRIFEVASVEEARKYKNEFIEQFGDNPKLEKAIEILEEGFEDAIQYLNEKPKYHKHIRSTNSLERINEEVRRREKVIRIFPNTQSAFRLIGAVLMDYAEEVGRRIIQDQEEKK
- the spoVAE gene encoding stage V sporulation protein AE; this encodes MLAMYFWAFVVGGIICVIGQLLFDVAKLTPGHTLSLLVVIGAVLDGFGLYEPLINFAGAGATIPITSFGNSLVHGALQDAEKHGLIGVLTGMFQVTSSGISAAIIFGFIGALIFKPKG
- a CDS encoding YhcN/YlaJ family sporulation lipoprotein produces the protein MVYIIRVILSICITLLVSCSQGQAEKESQMALIKTTNPTPTVTKKNYGQDNVERIEREVESIDEIYDVAVVKGKEATLVVYKVKHMQRFRMKQIEKDLTKKLEEKYPKEQFTVSSDYKIFLEAVRLVERKDNGNLSDKQAEKRLNEIVKMTSDMK